Proteins encoded within one genomic window of Candidatus Brevundimonas colombiensis:
- a CDS encoding GpE family phage tail protein, which produces MQEIIAFAYGWTPDVLDDLTLDQMEVWQARAKERIDFMGRARCPLIG; this is translated from the coding sequence ATGCAGGAAATCATCGCCTTCGCCTACGGTTGGACCCCTGACGTTCTCGACGATCTCACCTTGGACCAGATGGAAGTTTGGCAGGCGCGCGCCAAGGAACGGATCGACTTCATGGGCCGCGCCCGTTGCCCCCTCATTGGATAG
- a CDS encoding phage tail sheath subtilisin-like domain-containing protein: MTDAYLHGVEVVELKTASRSITTPSTAVIGLVGTAPFADPDAFPLDRPVLVTSATQAAALTKTLAANAALDAEGTLPTAIQAIYDQTRTPIVVVRVAADASATAQQALVVGTALTRTGVYALLAAKSETGMTPKILIATGFTHQQTNGAANAVVMALRGVADRLRAVVVADGPSDTDSHAVSKATLEAGERIYPVDPTVGVLARTGAIVQRPSSAHVAGVIALSDQERGFWWSPSNRTLNGVVSIGRPIEFSRSDATASSNILNAAGVAVIVNDDGFRLVGNRTPPNDGEYEFLAQRRCMDMVFDAIEGSFRWAQDRPFSANLLDDIAGELEAYQRTLKARGAQLGGRVWLDPELNTEATFRSGRLYVNLDGEAPAPLDRLTFLFQRETGYYAELVSSAGAQAA; this comes from the coding sequence CCTTCCCGTTGGATCGGCCGGTGCTGGTGACCAGCGCGACCCAGGCGGCCGCACTGACCAAGACCCTCGCGGCCAACGCGGCCCTGGACGCCGAAGGCACCCTGCCGACCGCGATCCAGGCCATCTACGACCAGACCCGGACGCCCATCGTCGTGGTCCGTGTCGCCGCCGACGCCTCAGCCACGGCGCAACAGGCGCTGGTGGTCGGAACGGCGCTGACCAGGACCGGGGTTTACGCTCTGCTGGCGGCCAAGTCCGAAACGGGCATGACGCCCAAAATCCTGATCGCCACCGGCTTCACTCATCAGCAGACCAACGGCGCGGCCAACGCTGTCGTCATGGCCCTACGCGGCGTTGCCGACCGCCTTCGGGCCGTGGTCGTGGCGGACGGGCCCAGCGATACCGACAGCCATGCCGTGTCCAAGGCGACGTTGGAGGCCGGCGAGCGCATCTATCCCGTCGATCCGACCGTGGGCGTCCTGGCGCGTACCGGCGCCATCGTCCAGCGGCCGTCCTCGGCCCATGTCGCGGGCGTCATCGCCCTGTCCGATCAGGAGCGCGGCTTCTGGTGGTCGCCATCCAACCGCACCCTCAACGGGGTGGTCTCGATCGGCCGCCCGATCGAGTTCAGCCGGTCGGACGCCACCGCCAGCTCCAACATCCTGAACGCGGCCGGGGTGGCGGTGATCGTCAACGACGACGGCTTCCGCTTGGTCGGCAACCGGACCCCGCCCAACGATGGCGAATACGAGTTCCTGGCCCAGCGCCGTTGCATGGACATGGTCTTCGACGCGATCGAGGGTTCGTTCCGCTGGGCGCAGGACCGGCCGTTCAGCGCCAATCTGCTGGACGACATCGCGGGCGAGCTGGAAGCCTATCAGCGCACCCTCAAGGCGCGTGGCGCCCAGCTCGGCGGCCGGGTCTGGCTCGACCCTGAACTGAACACCGAGGCGACGTTCCGGTCGGGCCGTCTCTACGTGAACCTGGACGGCGAGGCTCCCGCCCCGCTGGACCGCCTGACCTTCCTGTTCCAGCGCGAGACCGGCTACTACGCCGAACTGGTCTCCAGCGCTGGCGCGCAAGCCGCTTAA
- a CDS encoding phage tail protein, translating into MSEVLMTLGDIRFSVAEGAYRSLNRELEIMTAKIARAGRQSARQTLGLDETIDIEGVCYPGQRHARDRVDSFREVARTQKPQMLTDGTGTVWGLFVIEGVSERGSELLSNGVPQRQDFRIRLGAYGEDAA; encoded by the coding sequence ATGAGCGAAGTTCTGATGACCTTGGGCGACATCCGCTTTTCGGTGGCGGAAGGGGCCTATCGCTCGCTGAACCGCGAACTGGAGATCATGACGGCGAAGATCGCCCGCGCCGGTCGCCAGTCGGCCCGCCAGACCCTTGGCCTGGACGAGACCATCGACATCGAGGGCGTCTGCTATCCTGGCCAGCGCCACGCCCGTGATCGGGTGGACAGCTTCCGGGAGGTCGCGCGCACTCAAAAGCCCCAGATGCTGACGGACGGCACGGGGACGGTCTGGGGCCTGTTTGTGATCGAGGGCGTGAGCGAGCGCGGATCGGAGCTGCTGTCCAACGGCGTCCCCCAACGCCAGGACTTCCGCATCCGCCTGGGCGCCTACGGCGAGGACGCGGCATGA
- a CDS encoding phage major tail tube protein: protein MRTLPRSIKGYTAFIDGFGMIGLTTGGKLPPIKAKTEAYRDGGMDGEDELEFGIEKLEAELTFAELNPRVLKAVLSRNTPITLRGSMEGEGTASAVPVIGQFRGLVTSADPGEWGDPKKGEVKLALTPNYYRLRIGGEEIYEIDLLNGIRRIGGTDQLAARRAALGV from the coding sequence ATGCGAACACTACCCCGGTCCATCAAGGGCTACACCGCCTTCATCGACGGCTTCGGCATGATCGGCCTGACCACGGGCGGCAAGCTGCCCCCGATTAAAGCTAAGACCGAAGCCTATCGTGACGGCGGCATGGATGGTGAGGATGAGCTGGAGTTCGGCATTGAAAAGCTGGAAGCCGAGCTGACCTTCGCCGAGCTGAACCCCCGCGTCCTGAAAGCCGTGCTGAGCCGCAACACGCCGATCACCCTGCGCGGGTCGATGGAAGGCGAAGGCACCGCGTCCGCCGTCCCGGTCATCGGTCAGTTCCGTGGCCTGGTCACGAGCGCCGATCCCGGCGAGTGGGGCGATCCCAAGAAGGGCGAGGTCAAGCTGGCCCTGACGCCCAACTATTATCGCCTGCGGATCGGCGGCGAGGAAATCTACGAAATCGACCTGCTGAACGGCATCCGCCGGATCGGCGGCACTGACCAGTTGGCGGCGCGTCGCGCGGCCCTGGGCGTCTAA
- a CDS encoding phage tail assembly protein, translating to MIDPNKTFDLKAPFDHEGQNVAQVRLRRPKGREIREMRNKASQPGAQSGDITFAMMANLAEQPEALFDEMDGVDVRQIETWLETLLGN from the coding sequence ATGATCGATCCGAACAAGACCTTCGACCTGAAGGCTCCCTTCGACCACGAAGGGCAGAACGTCGCCCAGGTGCGGCTTCGCCGTCCGAAGGGGCGCGAAATCCGTGAGATGCGCAACAAGGCGTCCCAACCCGGCGCCCAGAGCGGCGACATCACCTTCGCTATGATGGCCAACCTTGCCGAACAGCCGGAAGCGCTCTTCGACGAGATGGACGGCGTGGACGTTCGCCAGATCGAGACCTGGCTGGAGACCCTTCTGGGAAACTGA